TTGAGTTAGAGACCCTGAATGATCCTGAAACAAGTTCAGGACATGATTTTGGGTGACAAAAAAGACTTTTTTCGAGTTTGTGATTGTCAGTTGTCTGATAACGAAAAGGCATTAAACTGTAAAACCGGGCTATTGTCAAAAGAAAAGAAATGCTTACAGGGAGGATACGTGAATGACGAGCCCCATTCTTACCGGTGAGGATATAAGAAGGATCGAGGCGGAGGGTCTGACTGAAGATAAAGTACTGGCGCAGCTTGAATTTTTCAAAAGGGGTGCTTCTCCCGTTAGGCTGAACAGAGCCTGTACGGTGGGTGATGGAATTACTGTCATTCCTGAGGAAAAAATGGAAGAATTAATGGCTATTCATGATGAGGCAGCCGGGAAGGGTAGAATGCTTAAATTTGTACCGGCTTCAGGTGCCGCCAGTCGCATGTTTAGAGAATGGTATAGATATTATGATAGCAGAAGTCTCGATTCGGATACTGAAAAGGGGGCAGATTTTGCCGTAAATCTTAACAGATATGCGTTCTACGATGATCTCAGTGGCACTGTATCGCGGGCAGGTTATGACATTGCAGATCTGGTTAAAGATAAAAATTTTTCAATAATACTGGAATATATTCTGACTGTCAGGGGCTTGAATTATGCCCATCTTCCTAAGGCACTTCTTAAATTCCATACTTACACGGATTGTAATCGCACCTCTCTTGAAGAGCATTTGGTTGAAGCAGCTCTTTATGTCCGGGATGCTAAAGACGTCTGCCGGATGCACTTTACAGTTTCTAAAGAGCATGAATCGGATGTAGAAAATTATTTTTCCAATGTTAGAAGGTATTATGAAAATAGCTATAATATAAAGTTCGATTTCCGTCTTTCTGCCCAGCTTGCATCAACCAACACCATTGCTGTGGATATGGATAACCGCCCCTTTCGAGACAGCGGGGGAGGGCTGGTTTTCAGGCCGGGTGGACACGGGGCCCTTCTGAAAAACCTGAATGGGGTCGATGGAGACATTATATTTTTAAAGAATATAGATAACATTGTTCCTGATAGATTGAAGGGGATAACTGTCCAATATAAAAAGATCCTCGGGGGCTATCTTGTTAAGATTCAGAAAAAGGTGTTTGAATATTTACACCTGCTGTCCTCTGGAGAAGTGGATAAAAAGTTTTTATCAAAGACAGCCGGCTTTTGTGAAAAGGAGCTCAATATAGTTTTTCCGCCAGGATTTGATGGGTTTCCTCATGTTGAGAGGAAAAATTTTATCGTCAACAGGTTGAACCGACCGCTTCGAGTATGTGGCATGGTAAAGAATGTGGGGGAACCGGGTGGAGGACCCTTCTGGGTGGAAAAAGAAGACGGGACACAGTCATTACAGATCATAGAGAGGGCTCAAATAGATATGGGTTCTGAGCAGCAGAGCAAGATCTGGACATCTGCCACACATTTTAACCCGGTTGATCTGGTATGCGGGGTTAGAAACTACAAATCAGAAAAATTTGACCTGAACAGGTTTGTTGACAGGAATGCCATTTTAATTACACAGAAATCTGAGGAAGGCAGGGACCTGAAGGCACTGGAGCTTCCTGGTTTGTGGAACGGTTCCATGGCTCGCTGGAACACCGTTTTTGTAGAGGTGCCGATTGAAACCTTCAATCCGGTTAAGACAATAAACGACCTGTTGAGAAAACAGCACTTGGGGTAATGGTAAGCGGGCACAAACACAAACAAAGGGGTCAGCCCTTGACATGGGACACTAACTTCCAAGGTGTTGGTATCCTTATCTTCTCTGCCTTCATAGCATAGTGTCCCATGTCAAGGGCTGACCCCTTAAATAATCAAGTCTTTTATGTCTTCTCTTTTTGCCGCAGTTGTCGATATTGACCTGTCAGTTGTTCCTGTTTTGGATATGGCTGTGACTTCTTCATCGTCCGGTGCGTCACTGTAAAGGGCGCATATTGCGGCGGCTCGGTTGAGGGCTGTATCATCGCACCCGTAAGGTATCAGGACGGTCGGTCCCGGAAAGTCCTTCATGGTAATAATAGTATCTTCATCCTGCGACAAACCCTGGATGTGAGCGTTATCTTTCTTGTTCCTTCCG
The window above is part of the Syntrophales bacterium genome. Proteins encoded here:
- a CDS encoding DUF4301 family protein, encoding MTSPILTGEDIRRIEAEGLTEDKVLAQLEFFKRGASPVRLNRACTVGDGITVIPEEKMEELMAIHDEAAGKGRMLKFVPASGAASRMFREWYRYYDSRSLDSDTEKGADFAVNLNRYAFYDDLSGTVSRAGYDIADLVKDKNFSIILEYILTVRGLNYAHLPKALLKFHTYTDCNRTSLEEHLVEAALYVRDAKDVCRMHFTVSKEHESDVENYFSNVRRYYENSYNIKFDFRLSAQLASTNTIAVDMDNRPFRDSGGGLVFRPGGHGALLKNLNGVDGDIIFLKNIDNIVPDRLKGITVQYKKILGGYLVKIQKKVFEYLHLLSSGEVDKKFLSKTAGFCEKELNIVFPPGFDGFPHVERKNFIVNRLNRPLRVCGMVKNVGEPGGGPFWVEKEDGTQSLQIIERAQIDMGSEQQSKIWTSATHFNPVDLVCGVRNYKSEKFDLNRFVDRNAILITQKSEEGRDLKALELPGLWNGSMARWNTVFVEVPIETFNPVKTINDLLRKQHLG